ACACCGGCTTGCGCGTTCATATTGGGTTTACGTTGTTATTTCATTCATTAAAAGCcatggaaggttagcatgccctTTCGTTTGCATATGCCTTTGGTTAGCTTGACTTTAGGATgtggaaattgcacagtaagcacaacgTTTGCcattgcagctctatgaaaatgggcccaggttatgggccccatttcatggctCAGGTACTgatgcttaccgccgaattccgcgcttacgatACCATTCTCCGATTATTACGGGCAAAAGCCgattttctgcgctagctgtaaaagcgtagaatgcctagtaacgtggagtacgcacgcgaaCATGCAcaaattccccgctaacctgtgaaatacacttgacttAGCACATAATTCCCGGCCGACactcatgaaattgggcccgatcATCTGACGTCACTATTTAAGCTCATGAATTTTATACGCCAGTGATCCTCCGTTGAGCCCACGTACATAATGCCGATTAAGACAGGGGTGATGTTTGTGTACATTATTCCGGTCGAGCATACAAAACAAAGTGCATAATATTGATTGTTTGTACAAGTTAAATTTTTCTGCACATGAAACAATAAAACGACAAACATTTCACACCATCAGGGCCACAAAAAAGGCAGTAATTTGCCTCTAAAAAGAAACAGGTAGTATTGAGTATGAATAATGGTTGACCATAAACACCAGGCACAatgtaatttattgttttttgaaCGATGAGGTCACGTAAGCAAGTTTTCAAAATCGAGTTCGCGTTTTCGGAGGACGGGCGGAATGTGTGAGAAATTAAAACTGTCCCAGTTTAAGTGCGTATCAATCGAAACACAGAAGAAGAGATAAATAACTGTGACCTCACTGGAATAAATATCACGAAAGATATTGTGAGTTACTTTGGCGTAAAACTTGTCTCATATGAGTAGCTGTTGTGGGTGACTCTAGTTGGTAACTGTTTTGAGTGACTTTGGTGAGTAATCGTTGTGAGTGACTCTGGCGAGTAACTGTTGTGAGTGACTCCGGCGAGTAACTGTTGTGGGTGACTCTGGCGAATTACTGTTGTGCGTGACCCTGGCGAGTAACTGTTGTGAGTGACTCCGGCGAGTAACTGGTGTGGGTGACTCTGGTGAGTATCTGCTGTGGATGACTCTGGCGAGTAACTGTTGTGGGTGACTCTGGCGAGTAACTGTTGTGAGTGACTCTGGTGGGTAACTGTGGTGAGTGACTTTGGTAAATAACTGTTGTGATTGACTCTGGCAAGTAACTGTAGTGGGTGAGGCGAGTAACTGTTGTGGGTGACTCTGGCGAGTAACTGTTGTGAGTGACGCTGGTGAGTAACTGGTGTGGGTGACTCTGGTGAGTAACTGGTGTGAGTGACTTTGGTGAGTAACTGTTGTGAGTGATTCCGGTGAGTAGCTGTTGTGAGTGACTCTGGCGAGTAGCTGTTGTGCGTGTCTCTGGTGAGTAACTGGTGTGGGTGACTCTGGCGAGTAACTGTTGTGGGTGACTCTGGTGAGTAACTGTTGTGAGTGACTCCGGCGAGTAACTGGTGTGAGTGGCTCTGGTGAGAAACTGTTGTGAGTGGAGtggaaaatattttatttggagATACTGGTGAGATTGACAATGTATTTGGGTCATTGAGTTCATGGGACGATTAAATGCGGACCATTCAGGGCAGGCTCAAATCAACTTGTAGAATTCTAAATTCGGCCATGTCCACGACAAAtaagtgatttttttgttttctctggaTTAAACATGTTTGCTTCCATCGGTTTTCTTCACCTGTACTCAGAAACAACCCTTGACATCAGTTGGCATCTTGCAGACGTGTGGTTGGAGATTGGAGCAGAAGTGATCATTCCAACCCGGCACGAGACTCCCAAGATACCTTATTTCCCCACAATCTTCGTTTGAGCGTGCATCATCAGGTTGTTCAGGTTGCCATCCATCGTAGTCCAACACTGTGCCGTCACTCCAGCTGAAAGTGCTTCCATCAGGTTGTTTAGACAACCCGATCCATATCCAATTGCTGTAGGACGAGACGAGCGAAGATTCCACATACTGGATCAGGAAATCTGCTTCGTCAGAGCTGTGCACGGATGCAAGATGGCCCTGTCCACTCATGCTAAAGAACTGCCGGCAGTGGTTTTCTGCATCGGTCCACGACATTTCTTGACCCATGAAACGGTAGCAGTTGTTGCGATAGCGAGTCCATAACGGTGGACATCCAGCCTTGGTCAGCCCAATCACAGCCAGGACCATCACCGTAACTCGGAGAAAGAAAGCCATACTGGTTTGAGTTATCAGCCGTTTTGCAGAAGCACACTAATATGAAGATACACACACTTTGGTGTTGAAGGTTTTAACTGTTTTCATGAATGAGCGCGCTTTATACCTGATCACACGATCGACTGGGCAGATTGTGAAATTTCACATGAATAACAGCGGTAATGTAAACATTCCCTCATCAAGCCCATAAAGAAATATTCCACACAATAAAGGTCACAAAGGTTATTCGAAAACCGAAGGACACGTAGAACTACTgcgatttatttatttgttgtaaaTACAGTATATAATAATGCCTCACGTCACAGTTAAAGTATTCTTTCAGTGGAAAAATTATTAAGCATCGCGTTCAAAGGTAAAAATAATGATTAGACAAACCTGAATGGAATGGTAAATAGAATTCAATACAGTTCAACTTGGTGCAACTAACTTGGTACAATACACAGTTACAACTGCAGTACAGTCCGTAGTCTTGAAATCAggtcggtaattgttaagctCATCGAGttacggggacggtacacacatcctcgatcccagtatgtgtgtgtgccAGGGGCAATCACAAGTTTAAGAGCTGCGACGCTCAACCTGCGACCGTTGCATGAATGTATAATCACACTGTGACCGTTGCAtgaacgacttgtcatcaagtctataCAGTCCGTGGACTAAAGTTCAGAGTAAAGGGTACAATAATGAAATAGTGCCGGTTATTTAGAGGTGCATTCGTTTTTGCCAAGTCCATAATAATTTTTCGTCGCCACATAAATATCTGGCGGCAAGCCATACGCCTGTATACTCTGCGTTGTTTGAATAGGTTCAATACCTTTGAGAACCACACTACCTTCCTCGTATGAATCGAAAACCCCAGGGACATATTTCCCTGGGACACCTGCACCTCCCTGATCCCCCAgcatatcattgtttttaaagtgATGCTgaaaggtcaacaaattttcccGCAAACTACAACACAAGAAATTGCCGAAACCCCTGAGAGCCCAAAGAGTAACATTATTTTGTCACATTTaatataaactgcgccaataaagtatctaaacacttacaaatggtcagatttatcggaacctgatatagtatacaaaaaaataattattcatttctattcaccgttaacttctgcacattttgacacatcttgtgttgcgctacgatgttgttgggtggatttatgggcacttgagtggcttaaggtcgaatttcaaaagttgcaaaagcccctattcaccccaattccagaagggaactcgcaCAAGcaccacacacagacaaaatcaaaagacacaaactcgtttcgtttacttgaccatgaaatttattgccgtatctttaactttaaaactgctgatatcctgtcctcagttcttagtgtgtcctccatcactgtcctgaacgccaaggagtcgtcttctcatactcccaatgagacctctgatctgtacctggtcaatcccctgccatttcctgatcaggatgcgtcgcaatccctcgagagtggtgtcaggctttatggacttgttcactttcttctgctgcagaagtcaccctCGGACGGCCACTCCTTGACAGGTCGTccccatttccctgagcttggtacaCTGTTGCCATTTCAtcatttactgaccgtcgctggtgacgttataaccatgagctgcagctcgcatCGACGTACCGGCTTccatcaaaccaacgatccgtcctctttcctgtttggtcatttgagccatctttcctgttatcttgaaccaCCTTTCCCTATCTcatcataatcagggattctggctcttaacccatattGTTGTAAGCCTCCCAtttttgacccctttgcttggttactgacaattattgctgatgttcatcacaaccgatttatcaaacaagcgaccaaaaaaatcgtttataaaaggtgggcaaaagaaacgctgatcttactcgtcacaatacaacgatttagcttgaataggggcttttacaacttttgaaattcgaccttaagccactcaagtgtccataaatccactaaacaacatcgtagcgcaacacaagatgtgtcaaaatgtgcagaaattaacggtgacttgaaatgaataataatttttttgcatactatttcaggttccgatatatctgacaatttgcaagtgtttagatactttattggcgcagtttatatatatatataatgaatagggtagatggccttagctttcgatccaaaccggaccttcttcagaggcataaaacaagtacaaacaaatacatatccatttatagaaaaagagagggggaaagggattaaggaaaggatccaaaagaagcgggaaaataacagccaatcaaagtttctatttcagagacaatgtgtggctatgaaccaataggagtagagtggcgaggacaaagtatgtttagaatgaaaggatgggttactggaccataaaagtggtaaatgtattgttcgacaacaatgcagggagacatgaaagggtaggattagagagcaagttgcatcatgatgcaactaacaatggtcaattaataagaatagcaagatcaaaggtatgatgattttaaaaataggtatgagggacatgtggaaaaagaggggggggggttacttacatcagatagttacagtgatgaatttataaaaacaactttaaacaagattaatttatactttatgaatatatacaacatataagttcttaggccgaagtgaagtggagggtaatgagaagttatttgataccagtgtttatgttaagtccaaagggtttgactgtcttgagttggtgaatccagtgtgattctctactcttgcggtgtgtgtcatcaccattgcaagcttcaatcaccagaagttcaacatcactaacactatgattggggctgttgaagtggatagagactgggtacggtttcttagtctttatggaagagacatgattcgcaaagcgaagactagtttggtcttagtctctcccacatattgtagcccacatctcttacatgatatgacatagactacattagacgtgctacattcagagtcggtcttgatgtatgaagagccagtggtatgactcttcaccttaagtgagggcttaatgtgcagacacgttctgcatttggaacgggtacatttgtgacagcccagtatatctgtcgggggttgtgtttggactgtacctgggggaagtttggccctgactagtatgtcaccaaggttcttagggcggcggaatgcaaccatgggaacctcggggattgctgagtgtaacctgctggaggagtgaagtataggcatgttattattgagaaTTGAGTGAAGTTTGGGTAGTTTGGGGTGGAAGGTGGTGACCAAAGCAACTCTATCGGTCGGAGCTTTTTTAGCTCCCGTGTTAGTCAACAGAGTATGACGAGGTACGTTGAGAGCCCTGTTGATAGCAAGTTGGACCCTACGTTCGCTGTGTCCCCTAGATACAAGGTGTTTCCTTAGCTCTGATGAGCGCCTCTTGTACAGGGTATCTGTGGAACAGATACGCCTGATACGTAAGGCCTGACTGTAAGCAATTGCCTTCTTACAGTGACTAGGGTGACAGCTATTGGAGAGAAGGTACTGGTGGGTGTCGGTGGGTTTACTGTAAACATCTGTGACAAGGCCATTAGGAGACTTGGTTATTGTCACACCCATTAAGCCCCACTCTAACACAAACGTAACAGAAATAGCTTACTATTCAAATACCTATTCACTATTGCAGCCTATAGTGTTAAAGACATGTGCaccctttggtagttgtcaaagaccagtcttctcacttggtgtatctcaacatatgcactaaatatcaaagctgtgaaaatttgaacgcaatattggtcgtcgaagttgcgagataacaataaaggatgaaaaacacccttgtcacacgaagatgtgtgttttcagatgctagatttcgggacctcaaaatctaaggtctcgaaatcaattattaaatattatcgTGTCAAGTCAATCGACATACAAAACAACCAAGAaatttggagagaaaaaaatataaacccACCTTATTATTCACTGTGAGAATGTATACAAAAAGAGACAACagggtccacggttcgggaaaggtccatgattggaaaacgtgtacaaaaccaatgggagctgttgcaaaacgtataaacaaaagagggacaaaaTGAGGTCCACGGTTGAAGGCGTTTACACACTTGTGTGGATTTACGGCGTCTTTATTTTCGgagtaaataatttatttatgtatttatttatttatttattcattctttcaggctttaaaaaacatacaaacacacagcaacaataacagaaaatgtaggatttaaaaacattagGAAAACAATGAGAGACATAAAAAAGCAAACAGAAAAAGCAAACAGAAGCCTTGGGCTTGCCCAAAAGCGAACCAAACCACTATCCAAAGGGACAATCCCTTGAGCGATTGCCTTAGTAATATGGTGgcatgaacatctgacgtcacaattcAAGGCTCGAGAATTACGACAGAGTTTTGCCTAAAGCCTATATAGGTCAATCCTATTTTATATGCAGGCGACaaaaagtgcagctgccaaacgtcacctcggaccaatcaaaacacagttgaaacttacgtcactgcacgtatcCAATAAAtacccaatgaaatcactggttgtgaaaagcaagtacctgccttttaaagacactggacactattggtaattgtcaaagaccagtcttctcacttggtgtatcacaacatatgcataaaataacaaacctgtggaaatttgggctcaattggtcgtcggagttgcgagataataatgaaagaaaaaacacccttgtcacacgaagttgtgtgctttcagatgcttgatttcgagacctcaaattctaaatctgaggtctcaaaatcaaattcgtggaaaatttcttctttctcgaaaactacgttactccagagggagcagtttctcacaatgttttatactatcaacagctccccattactcgttaccaagtaaggttttatgctaatagttattttgagtaattaccaatagtgtccagtgcctttaaattgattCTTCCTGGTATCTATATAtgacaacaccaacatggtGTTATTTATCCCCATTACTATATCGTTTGTGAAATTAACACTGTGTCGGTGTTGTCATACCAAAagaatcaatttaacaccccagGTTTGCAGTGTATTACAAAACAGTAATTACAGGCATGTAACTTTGTGTTGAACAAAAAGAGGAATATGTCCAAGCACAGACAGAaattgtgtttgtatttttgttttcaacggCTCAGCCGAGAAGTCAAATAATATGAAGAAATCAAAGATCAGCTGAAAATGTTCTAATTATTTCTCCTTTGAGTatgtaaaggccgagtcacaccgaagtgataacgaaaacgatcacgacgcaaagagtctattggttgaattgctcgaCGCGGAATATAGTCAGGTGGCTTAGCGTAAAATACCAAGGTTACCGTTACACGGCGGACAAAAACACCATTTTTGGCACAGGGCTTCCTAAGGGTCTATTAATCAATATTAGCCGAAGAGCCCTCcggaatttgtaatttttttatgttaatcaaaaaatttcaaaatggctgcctacataacaaaatatcacctttttttgggggggggggggaagaccTCTGGTTGCAGGTTTAATGTGAATATAAAACAATCATGAATCATCTGAATATCTAGATAATTACAATTTTTAAGCAAACAAACGGTACTATCTCATCACACCACGGAGACTTGACACCGGTAAAAAAGACACTTTCAATGAGTTCTCATTTTTCGAAGTATAGGGGATTGTTAAGtctaataaaaaaacatacgGTGTACACAGTTATACCACCTTTCTGGAAAGGAAAAGAACACTCTTTCCCGACAGCTGCTATATGACTATAATGTACCAGCCATAACATTAAAGACGGTGCCAGAGTGTATACGTGCTATGTTTCCAGTCAAGAGGTGCTTAGATGGATATAGAGcattcaaaaaaacaaaaaaaaatctcctaTTATTTGAGAAGTCCCCACTCCTGCTATGATCAAGCATGCAATGGATGTTGAGACAAACTGTAAAATTTCTTAGTCCATGACAAATCCAGTCATTACTTTGACCAACCTGTGTTCACCCTGCCAAAGTCTGAACAGTAGAAATGACCAGATTCTCACTGCTATGAAGAAGACTCAATGCTTTCTCGCCCTCCTGCCTATAggcctttatcacgctgtcaccatatTGGTAATGTTCCATGTTTTCATAACAGTAAtcaatgctaacattcattgcgcaaacatggcaccagactatcaTTTCGGCCAGTTttagtttggttacaatgagttggaatggagtgaAATCAAGATGGTCACACCGTGataagacctttatcacgctgtcaccatcttggtcacgtTCCATGTTTCCACAACAGTAATGAATGTTATTCGTtgacatggcaccagactattatttcatttagcttcagtttggttacaatgagttggaatggagtgaAATCAAGATGgtcacaccgtgataaaggtctataccttGGGGACATAACTGTACATGTTATATGAAACCCACCAACACGTGGTGGACGGGGGCATgagaaccagggcccaatttcagagagctgctaagcacaaaaatttgcttagcatgacatttcttccttgataaaaacaggattaccaaccaaatttctacgtgtttttcaggataagcaaacaacagctgaataccagtagcaATCAATATGTAAcgaatggaaatttggttggtaatcctgtttttatcaaggaagacatttcatgctacgtaaatttttgtgctgagcagctctatgaaattgggctcaggttgcttgaaatgcaaacaaattctttttttttaagggaagtgATATGAGAAAACGCAGGAAGTAAACCAATCCTGTGCCAGCCTCAACCAGTTTATATTCATTACGATAGGGTTGTGAAAGTCTACTATTAGTTTTCGTTGATCCTGTTTAGAATGTTACAATGACGTCGATCACAATGGGATCATGATATAGGTAATTCCGGGTTCGAAACATAGTTAGTTTGGTGGTGTGTTTCTACGATGTTGTACGATTGTAGTTCAATCAAAATGGGTGCTCGACTCAAACACAACAGATTTGTTGTTGCTTAAaagcagtggtcactattggtaattactcaaaataattattgccataaatcCGTTcctgatgacgagtaatggggataggttgatggtacaaaacatggtgagaaacggccccctctgaagtgccatagttttcgagaaagatgtaattttccacgaatttgatttcgagacctcagatttagaacttgaggtctcgaaatcaaccatctaaacgcacacaacttattATGACAAggttggttttttttcctttcattattatctcgcaagttcaatatcccattgagctcaaatttgcacaggtttattattttatgcatatgttgagatacaccaactgtgaaggctagcctttgacaatattaccaatagtgtccactgcctttaaacttgggtttacccttttttatttatttttatttttttgttacttCACACGAAAACTTGTCTGCTGTTTGTCGTGAAACCTCCATACTAACTTCCCACGGTCGTGCGAATCTGACCTGTCGAGAAGGGGAAGAATTTTGTGTCGACTATATACGTCGACTATATACTACGACAATCGTACAACATTCTTGTGGTTGTCGTGATTTTGTGGTACGACAGGCGTATAAAATGGTATTCCTTGTGAATGTCGTATGCATTCTGCATGACATTCGCTAGTTAATCGCACTTAACTTCTACTTCCATCTGGAGGGGTATTTAAAGTTTAGGCAGTTGAATTTTGATCTTTACCTCTCAACCGATGCGAATTATACGTTGCAAATCtgtgcaggaagtatgaaccgggcttaatccGAGCGAACTTTGGGTAACTttgccctcccccccccccccctgaagaAGGGTGGCGGGGGTTTTGGTAAAGCAACATTAcgtaataaaagtaataattgaCGTACGGCTTCGCACTTAGTGGGACTACCACTAGCCTGTTCCTCAAAAGTCAAAGATTTTCCATCTTGGAAAATTTGTATACCATTAATTTGCTTATGACTTCAAGTGCATATAAACTGTGGGACAGTTTGATGAAGAGACGCATTTTGAGATGGGCTCAACTTCATAAGTGATTCCTTGAATGATGTCATGTCAACCAAAACATGTAAGATACCGGGTTGTGTGGgcaattttacaaacaaataactGTGTTTTAGCTATACCAGGTAATTTTGACTGATAGTGATATTCTTGTAAACATACAAATGGAAAACGTCTCATTCTTAGTAGGCAGAGGCCGATTAACCAAACACTCCTGGATCacacattgttttaataaacaCAATTGAGTTGAAGGAAGGGCAACTGGGCACCCACCCCTCGTCCCTTTTTTTGGTCAAGAAAGGTAAAAAAGTGTGATGACAACCCTGTTCATAATGGGTCCACCTTCTCCGTCTCTCGCTGGTTCATCGTGCGCTTCGCAGTGGGGGTATCACTGCCAATTCCTGTCTTGAGGTGAGACTACGTTTCTAATAATGCCGTTATGCACATGTTACATCATGGAGGattagtttaaaaaagaaagaaaacccaAAGTCTATATAATTATGATGCACACTTCCCTCCGTTATGCTCAACTCCCCCATTGgatgattatttcaaaaagcGCTGCAGCTAGTCTCCTACTCAAGCCAGGAATTGCCAGCAGAGCACCTCGCGGATCCGCCCACGACTGAACCCACCACGGGACTTCAAAACCCAAGCCTTAGTCCCAACGCATTCCATCCCTACCACATTTTTTACTGTACTAAATTATTATCGTTGCatttaaatatgtttttacttTAACAACTGTCATTTTGTTGTTCTAAACCTTGACTCCCATTTACATGTTATATTGTCTCCTTTAAATCATGTTAAGTTGTTCCGGCCTCATAACGTGTGAACCGACATGTTGTGAGGGCAACTTAAAACAGGTTGTTTGCTTGAAGTACACAACCAAACTATGTTTGTAACTTCATGGAAAGTGATAATGGTGAAATGAATTATGGTATCCTGTACCTTCCTCAACCAGTTTATATCTATTACAATAATGGTGAAAGTTGATTATTGTTGATGTTTTCGTTAGTGAAATCAATAGCTTGCTCTGCACACTCAAGTTTTCGTGTCCTCTTTATTTTTATATTCTTTATTCAATGATTGGAAGGGGGTCTCCTTGAACATAATACGATCGATCGTTCTTTGTTTTATGCTTTGTTTTAtgatcaatgttttaaaatgatgaTTAATGTGGAGGCTAAGAAATCATCTGTTCTAAATTGTTGGGTGTTTGCTCAAATTGCACAGGGCTTCCTGCATGATATCAAAACAGTTTTTGTGGCGATGTTTGGATATGTCTATAAGACATACATAAAGGCTTTTACGCTGTTATGGGCTCATGTACCGGCATGTTGATGCATCTGGATTAACAGCTGGTATCCTAAAATTGTGTAATCTCTGCTATTGGCAGTTAATGGTTGACTTCTGATGACTGGTAACCTCAATCAAAAATACTGACAATATAAGGAGACTGCTCTTTGGCTTTTTTACGCTGTTTGAAGTAGGAAAAGGCTCAGGCACCAGTCTGTGGAGTTTCTGAACTCTTCAGAAACCTAATGCTGAACCACTTTCTTTTTGTGACACAATGTCGCTATATCATATATCATGTCTCACAGTTATTAACTTCGTGTACAATGATTATGCGGATCAACTAAAAACAACATGAGTGTAAGTTATCCTTGGTCACGTGATGGCGGTTCTTGTAGGCGT
Above is a genomic segment from Asterias amurensis chromosome 6, ASM3211899v1 containing:
- the LOC139938675 gene encoding alpha-N-acetylgalactosamine-specific lectin-like → MAFFLRVTVMVLAVIGLTKAGCPPLWTRYRNNCYRFMGQEMSWTDAENHCRQFFSMSGQGHLASVHSSDEADFLIQYVESSLVSSYSNWIWIGLSKQPDGSTFSWSDGTVLDYDGWQPEQPDDARSNEDCGEIRYLGSLVPGWNDHFCSNLQPHVCKMPTDVKGCF